Proteins from one Salvelinus sp. IW2-2015 linkage group LG9, ASM291031v2, whole genome shotgun sequence genomic window:
- the eapp gene encoding E2F-associated phosphoprotein, with translation MNRQVEYDSYEIEEPSDEEKAEDSSEDELDVLLNGTPGQKRKLIREYLTGESESSSGDEFEKEMEAELSTTIKTMECKWAPPTAPAGEALGTNDNAATPGLPQPELYDNVYFDSDSDEEEIAPSSSSGQRRRKQRSIPTNDELLYDPDEDDRDQAWVDAKRRRYNEKRRLQSSRNRRGQSQGLPSSDAVLNCPACMTTLCLDCQRHDKYRTQYRAMFVMNCTVNKEEILRYKTLNEKNLRSRKKRKGHQPEPTASTTTAMEATDSGAVLGMGGEEIYHPVQCTECSTEVAVLDKDEVYHFFNILASHC, from the exons atgaacagaCAAGTAGAGTATGATTCATATGAGATAGAGGAGCCAAGTGATGAAGAAAAAGCTGAAGACAG CTCTGAGGATGAGCTGGATGTGCTCTTGAACGGGACCCCAGGTCAGAAGAGGAAGCTCATCCGAGAATACTTGACTGGGGAGAGTGAGTCCTCCAGTGGGGATGAGtttgagaaagagatggaggcagaGCTCAGCACCACCATCAAGACTATGGAGTGCAAATGGGCGCCACCTACAGCACCAGCAG GAGAGGCTTTGGGTACCAATGACAATGCTGCAACGCCTGGGTTACCACAGCCAGAGCTTTATGACAATGTTTATTTTGACTCTgattcagacgaggaggaaattGCTCCAA GCAGTTCCTCGGGTCAGAGACGCAGGAAACAGCGATCCATCCCCACCAACGATGAACTACTTTACGACCCGGATGAGGATGACCGGGATCAGGCGTGGGTGGACGCCAAGAGGAGGAG GTACAACGAAAAGAGAAGATTGCAATCTTCACGAAACAGAAGAGGGCAATCCCAGGGGCTTCCAAGCAGCGATGCTGTCCTTAACTGCCCAGCATGCATGACCACGCTGTGCCTTGACTGTCAAAG GCATGACAAATACAGGACCCAATACAGAGCCATGTTTGTCATGAATTGTACAGTAAACAAAGAGGAGATTTTACGGTACAAAACGCTCAATGAGAAAAATCTGAGGAGCAGAAAGAAGAGGAAAGGGCATCAACCAGAGCCAACAGCATCAACCACAACCGCAATGGAAGCCACAGATTCAGGAGCGGTGTTGGGGATGGGCGGAGAGGAGATCTACCATCCTGTTCAGTGTACGGAGTGCTCCACTGAGGTGGCAGTGCTCGATAAGGACGAGGTCTACCACTTTTTTAACATCCTCGCCAGCCACTGCTGA
- the LOC111968508 gene encoding sorting nexin-6 isoform X2, whose translation MTKEEFTKMKQELEAEYLAIFKKTVAMHEVFLCRVAAHPVLRKDMNFHVFLEYNQDLSVRGKNKREKMEDFFKNVVKSADGVLVAGVKDVDDFFEHEKTFLLEYHNRVKDASSKSDRMIRSHKSAADDINRIASTLYTLGTQDSTDVCKFFLKVSELFEKTRKIEARVAADEDLKLADLLKYYLRESQAAKDLLYRRGRALVDYENANKALDKARAKNKDVLQAETSQQVCCQKFEKISESAKQELIDFKTRRVAAFRKNLVELAELELKHAKGNLQLLQSCVGVLKGDT comes from the exons ATGACCAAGGAAGAGTTCACCAAAATGAAACAGGAACTTGAAGC CGAATACTTGGCTATCTTCAAGAAGACCGTGGCGATGCATGAAGTGTTTCTTTGCCGTGTGGCTGCCCATCCTGTCTTAAGGAAAGACATGAACTTCCATGTCTTTTTAGAGTACAACCAAGAC CTGAGTGTACGAGGCAAAAACaagagggagaagatggaagaTTTCTTcaagaatgtagtgaagtcagCAGACGGCGTGTTAGTGGCAGGGGTAAAG GATGTAGATGATTTCTTTGAGCATGAGAAGACATTCCTTTTAGAGTACCATAATCGCGTCAAAGATGCCTCCTCCAAATCTGATAGAATGATCAGGTCTCACAAAA GTGCTGCAGATGATATCAATAGAATCGCCTCCACACTGTACACTTTAGGAACCCAGGACTCCACAGATGTGTGCAA ATTTTTCTTGAAAGTTTCTGAGCTGTTTGAGAAAACACGG AAAATAGAGGCTCGAGTGGCTGCAGATGAGGACCTGAAACTTGCCGACTTACTGAAGTATTATCTCAGGGAGTCACAAGCTGCTAAG GATCTATTGTACAGGCGAGGGAGGGCCCTGGTAGATTACGAGAATGCAAACAAAGCTCTGGACAAAGCCAGGGCAAAGAACAAAGATGTGCTTCAGGCAGAGACCAGCCAGCAGGTGTGCTGTCAGAAGTTTGAGAAAATCTCAGAGTCCGCAAAGCAAG AGCTTATAGACTTCAAGACGAGACGAGTAGCAGCCTTCAGAAAGAACTTGGTGGAACTTGCCGAACTGGAACTCAAACATGCTAAG GGTAATTTACAATTATTGCAAAGCTGTGTCGGGGTCCTCAAAGGAGACACTTAG
- the LOC111968508 gene encoding sorting nexin-6 isoform X1, protein MMQEGLDDGPDFLSEEDRGPRAVNVDLQTDATLQVDISDALSERDKVKFTVHTKSTLPNFKQNEFSVVRQHEEFIWLHDSFVENEEYAGYIIPPAPPRPDFDASREKLQKLGEGEGSMTKEEFTKMKQELEAEYLAIFKKTVAMHEVFLCRVAAHPVLRKDMNFHVFLEYNQDLSVRGKNKREKMEDFFKNVVKSADGVLVAGVKDVDDFFEHEKTFLLEYHNRVKDASSKSDRMIRSHKSAADDINRIASTLYTLGTQDSTDVCKFFLKVSELFEKTRKIEARVAADEDLKLADLLKYYLRESQAAKDLLYRRGRALVDYENANKALDKARAKNKDVLQAETSQQVCCQKFEKISESAKQELIDFKTRRVAAFRKNLVELAELELKHAKGNLQLLQSCVGVLKGDT, encoded by the exons CCTAGGGCAGTCAACGTTGACCTCCAAACTGATGCAACACTTCAAGTGGACATTTCTGATGCATTGAGTGAGCGGGACAAGGTTAAGTTTACTGTCCATACTAAG AGCACTCTTCCTAACTTCAAGCAGAATGAGTTTTCAGTGGTGAGGCAGCATGAGGAGTTCATCTGGCTCCATGACTCCTTCGTGGAGAATGAGGAGTATGCAGGCTACATT ATTCCCCCTGCCCCACCAAGACCTGACTTCGATGCCTCCAGAGAGAAGTTACAGAAACTGGGGGAAGGTGAAGGTTCCATGACCAAGGAAGAGTTCACCAAAATGAAACAGGAACTTGAAGC CGAATACTTGGCTATCTTCAAGAAGACCGTGGCGATGCATGAAGTGTTTCTTTGCCGTGTGGCTGCCCATCCTGTCTTAAGGAAAGACATGAACTTCCATGTCTTTTTAGAGTACAACCAAGAC CTGAGTGTACGAGGCAAAAACaagagggagaagatggaagaTTTCTTcaagaatgtagtgaagtcagCAGACGGCGTGTTAGTGGCAGGGGTAAAG GATGTAGATGATTTCTTTGAGCATGAGAAGACATTCCTTTTAGAGTACCATAATCGCGTCAAAGATGCCTCCTCCAAATCTGATAGAATGATCAGGTCTCACAAAA GTGCTGCAGATGATATCAATAGAATCGCCTCCACACTGTACACTTTAGGAACCCAGGACTCCACAGATGTGTGCAA ATTTTTCTTGAAAGTTTCTGAGCTGTTTGAGAAAACACGG AAAATAGAGGCTCGAGTGGCTGCAGATGAGGACCTGAAACTTGCCGACTTACTGAAGTATTATCTCAGGGAGTCACAAGCTGCTAAG GATCTATTGTACAGGCGAGGGAGGGCCCTGGTAGATTACGAGAATGCAAACAAAGCTCTGGACAAAGCCAGGGCAAAGAACAAAGATGTGCTTCAGGCAGAGACCAGCCAGCAGGTGTGCTGTCAGAAGTTTGAGAAAATCTCAGAGTCCGCAAAGCAAG AGCTTATAGACTTCAAGACGAGACGAGTAGCAGCCTTCAGAAAGAACTTGGTGGAACTTGCCGAACTGGAACTCAAACATGCTAAG GGTAATTTACAATTATTGCAAAGCTGTGTCGGGGTCCTCAAAGGAGACACTTAG